A window from Thunnus albacares chromosome 19, fThuAlb1.1, whole genome shotgun sequence encodes these proteins:
- the cbx3a gene encoding chromobox protein homolog 3a isoform X1, whose product MAPLSQGHFELNMGKKQNTKPKKDSQDAQDEPEEFVVEKVLDQRLVNGKVEFFLKWKGFTDADNTWEPEENLDCPELISAFLEAQKEVKEKPAPVKRKASTDEPEAAAKKKDVAEKPRGFARNLEPERIIGATDSSGELMFLMKWKDSDEADLVPAREANTRCPQVVITFYEERLTWHSCPEDEAQ is encoded by the exons ATGGCTCCTTTATCTCAGGGTCATTTTG AACTCAACATGGGCAAGAAGCAGAATACTAAACCTAAGAAGGATTCACAGGATGCACAGGACGAACCTGAAGAGTTTGTTGTGGAAAAAGTGCTGGACCAACGTCTTGTGAACGGAAAAGTAGAGTTCTTCCTGAAGTGGAAAGGATTTACAGA TGCTGACAATACCTGGGAGCCAGAGGAGAACCTGGATTGCCCAGAGTTGATCTCAGCATTTCTGGAAGCACAGAAGGAAGTAAAGGAAAAGCCTGCTCCTGTGAAGAGGAAGGCATCAACAGACGAGCCAGAAGCCGCAGCCAAAAAGAAAGATGTG GCTGAGAAACCACGAGGATTTGCTAGGAACCTTGAACCAGAAAGGATCATCGGTGCAACAGACAGCAGCGGGGAGTTAATGTTCTTGATGAAATG GAAAGATTCAGATGAAGCAGACTTGGTCCCGGCCCGCGAAGCCAACACCCGCTGCCCGCAGGTGGTCATTACCTTCTATGAGGAGAGACTGACATGGCACTCCTGTCCAGAGGATGAAGCTCAGTAG
- the cbx3a gene encoding chromobox protein homolog 3a isoform X2 produces MGKKQNTKPKKDSQDAQDEPEEFVVEKVLDQRLVNGKVEFFLKWKGFTDADNTWEPEENLDCPELISAFLEAQKEVKEKPAPVKRKASTDEPEAAAKKKDVAEKPRGFARNLEPERIIGATDSSGELMFLMKWKDSDEADLVPAREANTRCPQVVITFYEERLTWHSCPEDEAQ; encoded by the exons ATGGGCAAGAAGCAGAATACTAAACCTAAGAAGGATTCACAGGATGCACAGGACGAACCTGAAGAGTTTGTTGTGGAAAAAGTGCTGGACCAACGTCTTGTGAACGGAAAAGTAGAGTTCTTCCTGAAGTGGAAAGGATTTACAGA TGCTGACAATACCTGGGAGCCAGAGGAGAACCTGGATTGCCCAGAGTTGATCTCAGCATTTCTGGAAGCACAGAAGGAAGTAAAGGAAAAGCCTGCTCCTGTGAAGAGGAAGGCATCAACAGACGAGCCAGAAGCCGCAGCCAAAAAGAAAGATGTG GCTGAGAAACCACGAGGATTTGCTAGGAACCTTGAACCAGAAAGGATCATCGGTGCAACAGACAGCAGCGGGGAGTTAATGTTCTTGATGAAATG GAAAGATTCAGATGAAGCAGACTTGGTCCCGGCCCGCGAAGCCAACACCCGCTGCCCGCAGGTGGTCATTACCTTCTATGAGGAGAGACTGACATGGCACTCCTGTCCAGAGGATGAAGCTCAGTAG